One part of the Planctomycetota bacterium genome encodes these proteins:
- a CDS encoding translation initiation factor IF-3 produces the protein MPELRINERIRIKTVRLIDENGVQVGVISTDDARKMARERGYDLVEVSPTAAPPVCRILDYGKYKYAEHKKLQQAKKKQHKMQIKEIRLHPRTEEHDFMVKLNHTKEFLKIGDKVIVCMVFRGREMAHRELGDKLMDRFVKETADVGKVDTPISRRGSRFSMTLAPLK, from the coding sequence ATTCCAGAATTAAGGATTAACGAAAGGATACGGATAAAAACCGTCCGGCTGATTGACGAAAACGGGGTCCAGGTTGGCGTCATTTCTACGGATGACGCCCGTAAGATGGCTCGTGAAAGAGGGTACGATTTGGTGGAGGTTTCCCCCACGGCCGCCCCGCCGGTCTGCCGGATACTGGATTATGGAAAATATAAATATGCCGAGCATAAAAAGCTCCAGCAGGCGAAAAAGAAACAGCATAAGATGCAGATAAAAGAAATCAGGCTCCATCCGAGAACCGAAGAGCATGATTTTATGGTGAAGCTTAACCACACAAAGGAATTCCTGAAAATAGGCGACAAGGTTATTGTTTGCATGGTCTTCCGAGGCAGGGAAATGGCGCACCGCGAGTTGGGCGATAAATTAATGGACCGGTTTGTCAAAGAAACCGCCGATGTCGGCAAGGTTGATACTCCGATTTCCAGGCGCGGTTCACGGTTTTCCATGACCCTGGCCCCGCTCAAATAA
- the rpmI gene encoding 50S ribosomal protein L35, translated as MPKMKSCKSIAKRVRVTASGKVKRFGMGKRHMLSSKNGNWRRKKRLGTFINRVDEKKIRTALVNYR; from the coding sequence ATGCCTAAGATGAAATCATGCAAGTCCATTGCTAAAAGAGTTAGAGTAACTGCCAGCGGTAAGGTAAAGCGTTTCGGCATGGGCAAGCGCCACATGCTCTCATCCAAAAACGGCAACTGGCGGAGAAAGAAGAGATTGGGGACTTTTATTAACAGGGTGGACGAGAAAAAAATCCGCACCGCGCTGGTTAATTATAGGTAA